The following nucleotide sequence is from Candidatus Thermokryptus mobilis.
ATTCAATAGCATCAACTATTTTGCGTGCAAGCTCGTTAAACTTCGCAACCTTTTCCTCTTTTAACGATGAAATTGCAAACTCAATTTCCTGACTTAGAACATCAACTACAAATACATCAACCTCATAATATCCACCTGGCATCTCTCTAAGCTCAGCTGAGATAACTTTATCAACACCTAATTCACTCCCAGCATTTGCCATACACTCAACCTCTGTACAACCGGATTTCTTCCACTCCTCAATTTTCTTTATCAAATCTTCTTTTCGCCCGGTTACTATAGCGAGTTTCTTGCTCTGGACAAGAGCTGCTCTCAGCTCGGAATAAAGCTTATCAGCATACACTTGTGATGTGTTTACAGCTCTCACATCAAAAAGAGCCACCCTTACTTTATTTGCCGATTTTGTTGTGAGAGCGGTTGCCAATAAACAAAAAACAAAGATCATCCTTTTTAACATTTAAATCACCCCCCATAATCATTTTGTTTGTTGGATGATCTCTTTTATTTCACCCTCTATGATCTCTATATTCTTAAAACCTTTATGATGATATCTAACTCTCCCCTTTCCATCAAAGATAAACAATTGAGGAATTGACTCAATCCCATAGAGTTTTCTAACTTCACCATATCTATCATAAAGCATTATGTATTTAAGCTTGTTCTGTAACATAAACCGCTTTGCCTTTATCAGGTTATTTTCAGAGTCAATATTAACTGCCACAATCCTAAGTCCAAGCTCGTAGTACTTATCATAAATATCTTTTAGCTCGACAAGCTCCTTTAAACAGGGTTCACACCACGAAGCCCAAAAATTTAAAATCACAACCTTCCCCGAATCAAAAATGGATGAAAATTTATACCTAACTCCTACGAAGTCGTTAAGCACAAAATCCTGAAAAACTGCCCCCGTTCCCTGTTGCGTGTAACAAAAGTTAAAAACTAAAATCAATAAAACTGCGGTGGTAAAAAGAAACCTAATGAAACAGAACTTCCTCATTTTTATCTACCCATATAGTTAAAAAGAGAACCTGAAAAAATATAAAAAAATTAAAGAACTAAGTCAAGAGGTCTATATCTAACCGAAACCCCCACAAAAATATTCCTCGGAAGACCTGGTTCAATGAATGAATAAGGAACTTTACGCTCTGGATTTATAAAGACAGAGGCGATATATTTCTCATTGGTTAGATTGTTCACCCCACCTAAAAGTCGTGCGCCAAAACCAAGAAACTTGAACTCGGCTGAAACAGATAAATTCAAAATTGTATAACTTGAAACTTTGATATCATTTGAATCATCAGCGAAATATCTGCCAGTGTGAGCTAACTCAACACTTAAAGTGAGGGGTTTAAAATTAAAATTTAAATTCGCATTCCACCAAAGATTTGGAATCCCAGGGACAACTTTACCAGAGTGATCGCCCAGATCGTTCTCATATTTTAAATATTTCGCATCAATATATGTGAAGGCAAAGTTTAAATTGGCGTATTTCAAACCGATCCTTGAGCTGAGTTCAAATCCCTTTCTTTCAGATTTTCCCGCCGAAAAAAACCATTTACCATTTTCATAAGGGACAATTTCATCCTTGATTAAAATTCTAAAAGTAGAAAATGAATACATCAAATTTTGAAAAATTGATCCGTTAAAAAAAGATATCCCTTTAAACCCGATTTCGTAAGTTTGCGAAGTCATCGGTTTTAAAAGTGGGTTTAGAGAAACATCTTTTAACTCTGGCGGTGGATCAACTTCATTAAAAGCCGGTGCTTCAACGCCACCGCTTAAAGTAAAATAAACTGTGCTATTTTTAGCCAATTTGAACAAAACTGAAAAAGACGGCGTAAAATGTCTAAGGGTTAAAACATCACGCCTTGTTCTAACTTTTACTCCAGTTGGATAGATTTCGCTTGTGTATACTTGAAAATCATATCTTCCACCAGCCGAGAGAAAAATTTTATCAAATGGTTGAACTTCAAGGCGTGCAAAAAATCCAAATGTCCTTCCGCCTTCTCTCTTATTGGTTCTTAAGGAATCACCTCGCTCCCCATTGATAAGATTATAAAACAAAATCGTTCCGTCTTGATAGGAATCATCATATCCGAGGATAAACTTCGGTTTAAGTTTTGTGTTCTCATCATAATATTGATAGGAAAACGCCCCACCAAAAAAGTAGCGATTGAAATCACGAAATGTATTTCTTTCAGACCTTTGCAAAACCTTCGGCATAAGGTAAAGGCGCATATCAAAACTATGATTTTGCCTCAATTGTGTTGTGAAATTTACACCTATTTTACCTATGCGATTGTATCTGCGCTCTCTTCTTGAAAAGTAAATCTCATTTGCAACGGAAGGATTATCAATAAACTGCGCATATGTCAGTGGACCAGGAATATAAAAAAGATGGGATGAGAAACCAGCAACAAGTTTAAATTGAGATATATTTGAAAATTTAAATTTTAAAGTTGAATATATTTGCCTTTTTTTCGCCGAGCTATTCTTGCGCCAGCCATCAAAATCAAAACCCGTCCCAATAAGGAAAACATCAGCATCGCTTAATTTAAGCCCAACTTTTACACCACGATGAAATAAACCAAAACTTCCGACCATACTGCTCAATTCAACGAAAGATTCCTTCACCTTAAAGGTTTCAAAATTAACAATACCACCAGAAGCGTTGCCAAATAAGGTTGATGCGTTAGTTCTTATAATCTCAATTTGTTCCGTTGCAAGTAAATCAACAAAATCAAGCGAGGTTCTACCATCTGGCTCGGTTTCCGGAAAACCGTCAACAAGTATTTTAATCCCCCTTATCGTTCCAGCGTTGGATTTATCTCCAAAACCGCGAGAGCCGAAACCCCGGATCGTTAATCTTATGTCCGAAGCCCCGGCTCTACTCTGCGCAAGAACACCAGGAACATAATTTAAGACATCAGATAAACTGATTGTTCTCTTTAAAGTTATATACTCACGACCAATTGAACTAACAGCCATGGGAAGATTTAATGCCTCACCACCAACACGATAAGCAGTAACTTCAATCTCACCTAAATAATATGTCTTTACTGTGTCCTGTGCGAAAGAGAAACTTGAAATCAATAAAATCAAAACTAAAATCATCAAATTTACCAAGGGTTTATTTCGTCTCAACTATAATTGCCGGGATCTCAAGCTCTTTAACCTTGCGATTGAATTCAGGGATTTCCTTCTCATATACATCTTTGAATTTTTTCAACTGCTCATCAAGTCGCTTTGAAAGGTCATCAAAAACTTCATACATCTGCTTTGTCGGTTTAGAATCAGCACTTGCAACAGCACTCGCAAGAGCTGCAAGTTTCCCGTTTAATTTGACAGGATGATTAAGCAAATCCTGAGAACTTCTCGCTTTATTTTGTGTTATTTCTCCCTCAATAGCCGTCAATTTATCTTTCAACGGCTTAATAAGTTTATTAATTTCACCTTCCTTTGAAGTTCCCTTCAATTTTCGCGCAAGCTCATCAAGTTGCTTGACTATATCTCTAATTTTATTCACAGTTCCGTTTGCCTCACTGAGTTTATCCCTGATCTTTATGAGTAAGTTAAACTGTTCTTTGAACTCCTCATCTGTAGTTGAAATTCTCGGATCTTTTTTAATCTCAAACCACTGAGTAAATGACTTTGTCCCAACAGTAAGTTTAACCTGATATTTTCCAGGAACAGCCACTGGACCTCTTGTGCTTCCACCCCAAGTCCAAAATCTTATATCTTTCAAGTTCTCAGCGTCTGGATAACGCATATCCCAAACAAATCTATTCAGCCCTTGTTCTGCAGTAACGCTTGGTTGAATTTGCTGACCAAAGAAAAATCCAAACTCTTCAAGCATCCCTTCCCTTTCAGGTCTTTCCTTGCTTGAAAATGACTTTATCAAGTTCCCTTTTTCATCAAAAAATTCAATTTTAACTTCATCCTTCGGTTTCTCCTTGAAATAATAATAAACCACAACACCGTTTGGTGGATTTTGACCAAGCGTAATGCCTGGGCGCCTGAAACTTCCACCGCGCATCCTATAAGCATCCGCCGGCTTGAAAAGATAAATATCCGACTTCGCCACCTCATCACTTAACTGATAAAGCAATTCAAGGTCATCAAGTATCCAAAAAGAACGACCATGCGTTGCAACAACCAAATCCTTTTCGCGCGGATGAACAGCAATATCGTAAATCGGTGAAACAGGCAAATTCAATTGCAGGGTCTGCCAATTTTCGCCATCATCAAAGGAAACATAAATTCCAAACTCAGTCCCAGCATATAAAATTCCTTTCTTATTAGGGTCTGCTCTGACAACCCTTGTGAAATGCGTATCAGGAATTCCACTTACAATTTTTTTCCATGTCTTACCATAATCAGTCGTTTTGAAAATGTAGGGCTTAAAATCACCAAGTTTAT
It contains:
- a CDS encoding TlpA disulfide reductase family protein; its protein translation is MRKFCFIRFLFTTAVLLILVFNFCYTQQGTGAVFQDFVLNDFVGVRYKFSSIFDSGKVVILNFWASWCEPCLKELVELKDIYDKYYELGLRIVAVNIDSENNLIKAKRFMLQNKLKYIMLYDRYGEVRKLYGIESIPQLFIFDGKGRVRYHHKGFKNIEIIEGEIKEIIQQTK
- a CDS encoding TonB-dependent receptor family protein translates to MILVLILLISSFSFAQDTVKTYYLGEIEVTAYRVGGEALNLPMAVSSIGREYITLKRTISLSDVLNYVPGVLAQSRAGASDIRLTIRGFGSRGFGDKSNAGTIRGIKILVDGFPETEPDGRTSLDFVDLLATEQIEIIRTNASTLFGNASGGIVNFETFKVKESFVELSSMVGSFGLFHRGVKVGLKLSDADVFLIGTGFDFDGWRKNSSAKKRQIYSTLKFKFSNISQFKLVAGFSSHLFYIPGPLTYAQFIDNPSVANEIYFSRRERRYNRIGKIGVNFTTQLRQNHSFDMRLYLMPKVLQRSERNTFRDFNRYFFGGAFSYQYYDENTKLKPKFILGYDDSYQDGTILFYNLINGERGDSLRTNKREGGRTFGFFARLEVQPFDKIFLSAGGRYDFQVYTSEIYPTGVKVRTRRDVLTLRHFTPSFSVLFKLAKNSTVYFTLSGGVEAPAFNEVDPPPELKDVSLNPLLKPMTSQTYEIGFKGISFFNGSIFQNLMYSFSTFRILIKDEIVPYENGKWFFSAGKSERKGFELSSRIGLKYANLNFAFTYIDAKYLKYENDLGDHSGKVVPGIPNLWWNANLNFNFKPLTLSVELAHTGRYFADDSNDIKVSSYTILNLSVSAEFKFLGFGARLLGGVNNLTNEKYIASVFINPERKVPYSFIEPGLPRNIFVGVSVRYRPLDLVL